Within Caulobacter segnis, the genomic segment CTGCAGCGGGCAGACGTGCTTTTCCCGCCCCGCGGCGGCCTGGTCGGTGTTCAGCGTCCGGATCCTCGACACGTCGGTCCAGACGTCGTCGTCGGCCGCGTGCGGCGGCAGGGCCATGAAGGTCTTGGGCAGCTTGCCGACCAGCTCCAGCGCCTCGCCAACCTTGACGTGGTGGTCGAAGTCGTAGAGCGCGGCCAGGTTCTCGCGCTTCCAGGTCCTGACGATGGCGTCCGAAGGGACGGCCTTCCACTCCTCCGGCGACAACAGGCGGTCGCCCGACGATCGCCACAGCGCGTGCGCGTCCAGCTGCCATCGCGCCAGCGAGTACGCCTCGGCCGTCTTGACGACCGGCTGGTCGGCATAGCCCTTGCTCGCGTCGGTCTGGGGCTTGGCGAAGATCAGCAGGAACTCGGGGCTTCCCGCGCCCATCTTGGTGCTGTCCTTCAGCATCTCGCCGTACGACAGCCGATAGGTCTGGTTGTTCTCATAGACCACGTCGGTCGTGATCACGTGCATCCCCATGTAGAGGAAGCCCCCGCGCCGGAACGCCTCGATCGTCTGGGCGTGGAACGGCTCGACCGTATAGCGCCCCGTCCCCGTGACCGACCCGAACTCGACCCGGTCCTTGACGTGGATGCAGGCGATCCGGCCCGGCCGCATCACGCGGCGCAGGCCGTCGATCAGGAACGCCAGCTGGTCGAAGAACCGACCGTTGTTCTCGGTGTGGCCGAAGTCGTTGTAGCTGGGCGTGTACTCGAACTGGTTCGAGAACGGGATCGAGGTCACCACCAGGTCGACGCTGTCGTCGGCCATGCCGCGCACTTCCTCGACACAGTCGTTATTGGCCATCAGCCAGCCCGCGCCACGCGCCTCGATGCGCTGGTCGGTGCGGATCGCCCGGCCGAACTCGGCGGCCATGTCGGGCGACGACAGGCCGTATCGCCGAATGATCTCGCTCATTCGCGCCACCATGTGCTCATGGGCCTTCCACTTTTTCTTGAGGGTGCGGACCGCCTCGGTCTCGCTTTCGGCGTAGATGACGTCGATCGTCACGACCCGCGTCTGGCCGAAGCGATAGACGCGGTGGATCGCCTGGATGAAGTCGCGGAACTTGAACCCGACCCCGACGAACACCGCCCAGGCGCAGTGCTTTTGCAGGTTGCATCCCGCGCCCGCGATCGACGGCTTGGCCGCGAGCTCGTCGACCCAGCCCTCCGAGAAGCGCAGGATCGCATCCTTGCGCGCGTCGATGTCCTGGGAACCATAGATGCTGACGCAGGTCGGAAGACACGCCTCCAAGGCGTCGCGCTCGGCCTCGAGGTCGTGCCACAGCACCACCCGATCATCCGGCCGGGCCCGGCGCAGCGCCACGGCCTTCATGACCCGCGTCGACAGCGTCTCGCGCTTCTCGCGGCTGGCCTCGACCACGCCCAGTGCGGCGTCGCGGAACAGGCGACCCTGGCCGTCGGGCTCGCACCCGGCCGTCGAATGGTCGACCGGCACCTCGTGCCAGCGCACATCGAGCGGCGGAAGGTCGTAACCCTCGTCGCTGCACCCAAGGTCGCTGGGCCGCTGGATGAACAACGCCCAGCTGGCGACCCACAGCCAGAATTCCTCTTCCTTGTGCGGATAGAGGGTCAGGTTGCCGGCCTTGGCGCTGTCGCGCTGGAAGAACCGTGTCAGGGCCTGACCGGTGTCCATGACGCCCAGATAGCCCGCGTAGTGGATCAACTCCTTGTAGCGGTTCGGCGACGGCGTCGCCGTGGCGACCAGCTTGAACGGCACCAACTCGAACAGCGTCAGGAAGGTCTGATAGGTCTTGGACCCGAACGAGCGCAGCACGTCCGCCTCGTCCAGCGTCGTGCCGACGAAGTGGTTCGGATCCAGCTTGCCGTCGCGGATCGGCTCGTAATTAGTGATGTAGACGCCGGGCCCGTCGACATCCTCGACGCGCTGGATGAAGCGCGGGCCGGCCGGCCAGCCCAGGATCGTCAGGGCGTCGCGCTCGAACTCCTGATGCGTGCCGTACGGCGCGACGATCAGGGCCACGCCCGGTCCGCCCTCGGCCAGCGATCGGCGCGCCACCTGGTCGGCCCATTCCAGCTGCATCGACGTCTTGGCCAGTCCGAAGTTGGCGAAGATCGCCCGCCGCCCGCCACGCAACGCCCACAGCACGGCGATCCGCGCGTGATCCTTCAGGCGCGGACTGACCGCGTCCAAGGTCAGGTCCAGATGGCCCGACTGCACCACCACGGGCGCCTTGCTGGCCAGGAAGGCGCGATAGTCGGCATGCGGCCCCGCGACCGCCTCGCGAACGGCGTTCGTCATGGGCGGCGGCTCCGGATCACGATCCCCCGCGCCTCGGCGACCGAAAAGCCCTTGGCCCTGGCCATGCGGTAGTCGGCCAGTTCCGCCCCCTCGAACTCCGCGACAACCGCCCGGGAAAGTCCGCTGGCCAAGCCGCCCTTGCGGCCAGCCTCGACGGCCTTGACCGGATCCTTGCTGAACGATCGCGCGCGCCCAGGCTGGGCGGCGCCGCCCGCCGCGGCGATGGCGCGCATCAGCTCAGGATTTTTGGCGGCCGTGACGGCCCAACCCCGGAAAGCCTTCTTGGTCACGCCGCGCTCCGATGCTTCGAGCGAGCTTCGAACGCGTCGATGCGCTCGGCTAGCTTGCCGATGCGTTGCTCTAAACCCGCCTGCATGGCGTCGACCTGCCGGCCATTCCGCGCGAGGCGGGCATGCGCCTCACTCAAGCGCCACTGCGCCCAGCGCATCACGGCGCGCATGAGGTCATAGTCGCCGTCGGGTCTAGGCGTGAGGGGAACGTAGTCGGGCCACAGCGCCCGCGCCCGAGGCAGCTCGTGCCATCGCCACCAGTCCACCTCAGGCTCGTACGTGAATGAGCCCGGCAGCACCAAGACCGCGAGGCCGTCGTTCCACAACGGCCGGATCCGGTAGAAATTCCAGAGACTGGCGGCATTCCAGAACACGCGTTTGCCGTCGACACCGTCGACAGCTCCAGGGATGATCACGAAGCCGCAAGGCGGCCGGCGCTCAAACAACTCGTGCAGCCAAGGATCCCGCTTCATTGACGTCGGCTCCCGCGCTTATCGATCATCACGTTGTCGACGGTGACGCCGCACAGGGCCTGCATGCGGGCCCGGAACGGGACCTCGCCCCGCTGGTCGAGCGGCAGGCTCATCCACACGGCATGACCGATGGCGCGCATCGCGCCCATGGCCGCCACCGTCCCGGCGTACTTGCCCAAGGACGATCCCGCCGCTTCGCGGTCGAGAAGTTCCACCACCTTGACCGCGACAGCGCGGTCAAAGGCTTCCTGTTCCTCGGTCATCAGCGCCGGTGACGGCACGTTGCGAACGCCGTTCGTCATCAAAGCCACCGCGCGGCCTGTTCGGCCGTCCCGAGGTTACAGGCGATGAACGGCGCAGCGCCTTCGGGCGAGACGCTGTTGCCGATGTTCGCGATCTCCTCGGTCAGGGTTGCCGCCCGGCCGGTGATCGCGTTCCAGCCGGTGACGTAGTCCTTTGGGAAGCCCTGAGCCCCGGCCATCTCCTTGGGCTTCAGCATGCGCATCCCGATGTCCGAGATCTGCATCAGCTGGCCACGGACCACGACTAGGCCAAAGCGGGCGCGCGTCGTGGCGCAGTGCATCGGATCGCCCAGCGGCTGTCCCACGGCTGGCCCGTAGTATTTCATCAGGAAGGCGCGCAACTCGCGCCCATGGGGCGCGTAAGCCATCGCCAGCTCGTGCTGGACGAGGAAATGATGGTTGCCACCCGCCGAGATGCCCCAAGCGGGATCTCGCAGATCACCCGCGCCCTCGGCATTGCTGCCATAGGCGTACTGCAGGTTCGCACTGACGAGCCGCTGAGTGCAGCCCTTGGTGACCATGCCGCTCATGGGCTCGGTCGGGCAGCGACCAACCATGCCGGTGTTGGCTTGCTCGACGTAGGCGGTAACCACGCCCTGATGGGCCCGCGTCGCCATGCCGCGCAACGGATCCTCGACCGGCCCACCAACGTCGCGGGTGTTCATCTGGTCGAGATAGGCGCTGACGACCCCCAGAGGCGCGGCCCCGCCCGGACGCTTGATGTAGCTGTTCGCGGTCGCAGCCGGCATGGGGTCGTTCATGTCGACCCCGACCGCGCCGTTGCGGAACTTCGTCAGATGTGCCGCGACCAGCTGACCGCCGTTTCCAGTCGGAACAGCGGTAGGGTAGGGATCGTCAAGCGACCGGCATCGCGGCTCCTGACCGTCCCGCTCGCCGTAGCGTGGAACCAGGCACCCCGCCATCAGGTCGACGACTTCCGGATCGATAAGGGCGTACTCGCCCCGGTTCGCAGACGTGAAGCCAGGCGCCGGCTCATAGACCGACCGGCCTCGCTCCTCATCTTGGTGCGTCACCGGCACAATGAAAGGATCGCTGGCGCTGATCACATAGCGGAAGACGCCCTTGGCGATCCGCGCCATCGTGGCCTCGGTGAGCGGACGCTTGACGCGCAGGCCCTGAGCCTTCGCCTCTTCCTGGGTCAGGAAGATCGACGGCGTCTTGATCGACCAGTCGATGTGATCGGCCATCGGAGCCCAAGGTTCCAGCCCCTTGGCCTTGGCCTTGGCCCGCGGGGCGTGAGTAGGCTTCGGCCAGACGATAGGCTTGCCATCGCGCCGCAAGATCATGATCAGACGCTTGCGCGTAGTGGCGACGCCGAATTCGGCCATCACCCAATCTTCGCGCCACTCGACGACATAGCCGCACTGTTGGAAGCGCTTGACGAAGGTCCGGAAGCTGCGGCCCAACTGTTTCGGGTCCGGGTACTGTCGGCCATGTTCGTCTGGCGGCAGTAGCGGGCCATAGGTGACGAAGGCGGGGACGTTCTCGATGAAGATTACGTCCGGCGCCTTATCACCCAGCAGCTTGGCGACTTTCAGAACCACCCAGCATAGGCCGCGCACGCTGGCGCTGACCGGCGCGCTGCCCTTCGCGGGGCTGAAATGGCGGCAATCGGGCGACGCCCAGAACGACCGCCATTTCTTCCCGGGGCGGATCTGGCGCGGGTCGATGTCGAACACGTCGGCCAGCAGATGCTCGGTCTCGGAGAAGTTCGCCATGTGGACGCCGAGCGCGCTGATCTTGTGGTTCAGCGCGAGCTTGGGATGGATGCCCAGGGCGATCTCGTACGCCTTGGACGATCCGCCACACCCCGCGAAGTAGACGACGTCGAACGGATCGTCGTCGTCCAGGACGTTCGACGGAACAACGATTGGACCTGCCGAACCGTCAGCCATCGGCGCCAACTAGGTCGCGACCGAGAGTGGACAATCGCCAGCCGAACCGTCCGGTCGGCAGCCGGCGGGAGACCACGACATCGCGGCGCTCAAGCTCGGGGAGCAAGGCACCGACCTTGTTCGCGCCCAGATCCAGGCGCTGGCGAATGTCGGTCACCGTCGCATCGCGCACATCGCGCGCGCCGGCCGCGTAAGCTTGGCCGAACTCGGACAGCGCGCCCAGGATCCTCAGCGAGGTTTCGTCGAAGTCCCTTAGACGCAAGCGCGGCTTGGCAGCAGCGCCACAATCGCCGAGCGGCTGGTAGTCCGGATCGCAGGCCAGGCGCACGTCATGCACCGACCGCCCGACCATCTGGGCGCACGCCTGCCAGCTGGCCCGGAAACGCTCTCGGAAGCCCTCGACCTGTTCGATCTCGTAGCGCCCCATACGGACGCGCGGCGCGACGCCGACATCCGACACCGGTCCGCAGGCCGTGCGA encodes:
- a CDS encoding DNA methyltransferase; amino-acid sequence: MTNAVREAVAGPHADYRAFLASKAPVVVQSGHLDLTLDAVSPRLKDHARIAVLWALRGGRRAIFANFGLAKTSMQLEWADQVARRSLAEGGPGVALIVAPYGTHQEFERDALTILGWPAGPRFIQRVEDVDGPGVYITNYEPIRDGKLDPNHFVGTTLDEADVLRSFGSKTYQTFLTLFELVPFKLVATATPSPNRYKELIHYAGYLGVMDTGQALTRFFQRDSAKAGNLTLYPHKEEEFWLWVASWALFIQRPSDLGCSDEGYDLPPLDVRWHEVPVDHSTAGCEPDGQGRLFRDAALGVVEASREKRETLSTRVMKAVALRRARPDDRVVLWHDLEAERDALEACLPTCVSIYGSQDIDARKDAILRFSEGWVDELAAKPSIAGAGCNLQKHCAWAVFVGVGFKFRDFIQAIHRVYRFGQTRVVTIDVIYAESETEAVRTLKKKWKAHEHMVARMSEIIRRYGLSSPDMAAEFGRAIRTDQRIEARGAGWLMANNDCVEEVRGMADDSVDLVVTSIPFSNQFEYTPSYNDFGHTENNGRFFDQLAFLIDGLRRVMRPGRIACIHVKDRVEFGSVTGTGRYTVEPFHAQTIEAFRRGGFLYMGMHVITTDVVYENNQTYRLSYGEMLKDSTKMGAGSPEFLLIFAKPQTDASKGYADQPVVKTAEAYSLARWQLDAHALWRSSGDRLLSPEEWKAVPSDAIVRTWKRENLAALYDFDHHVKVGEALELVGKLPKTFMALPPHAADDDVWTDVSRIRTLNTDQAAAGREKHVCPLQFDIVDRAIERYSMPGELVFDPFGGIGTVPFRALHLGRQGRGVELNPGYFRDALGYLQGKENELAIPSLLEVLEGAALASEVAE
- a CDS encoding general stress protein — its product is MTKKAFRGWAVTAAKNPELMRAIAAAGGAAQPGRARSFSKDPVKAVEAGRKGGLASGLSRAVVAEFEGAELADYRMARAKGFSVAEARGIVIRSRRP
- a CDS encoding DNA cytosine methyltransferase; this encodes MADGSAGPIVVPSNVLDDDDPFDVVYFAGCGGSSKAYEIALGIHPKLALNHKISALGVHMANFSETEHLLADVFDIDPRQIRPGKKWRSFWASPDCRHFSPAKGSAPVSASVRGLCWVVLKVAKLLGDKAPDVIFIENVPAFVTYGPLLPPDEHGRQYPDPKQLGRSFRTFVKRFQQCGYVVEWREDWVMAEFGVATTRKRLIMILRRDGKPIVWPKPTHAPRAKAKAKGLEPWAPMADHIDWSIKTPSIFLTQEEAKAQGLRVKRPLTEATMARIAKGVFRYVISASDPFIVPVTHQDEERGRSVYEPAPGFTSANRGEYALIDPEVVDLMAGCLVPRYGERDGQEPRCRSLDDPYPTAVPTGNGGQLVAAHLTKFRNGAVGVDMNDPMPAATANSYIKRPGGAAPLGVVSAYLDQMNTRDVGGPVEDPLRGMATRAHQGVVTAYVEQANTGMVGRCPTEPMSGMVTKGCTQRLVSANLQYAYGSNAEGAGDLRDPAWGISAGGNHHFLVQHELAMAYAPHGRELRAFLMKYYGPAVGQPLGDPMHCATTRARFGLVVVRGQLMQISDIGMRMLKPKEMAGAQGFPKDYVTGWNAITGRAATLTEEIANIGNSVSPEGAAPFIACNLGTAEQAARWL